The sequence caaaaatataacaatctGCAAAATTTTTTCCTTAATTAGTGATTGATACGGagcattattacaaattattacgtcactaaacatttatttattcgtataaaaaagtGGAATTTATACACGTCTTTTCGAGAGATGTAATATGTCccagaattatttttacgtttgAGCAACATTTTAGTAGAGTCACaaagaaaatacaatttaataaatctacACTTTATATGAATCTCTTTTTGATAATCGGTCGGCcttgcaaattaatattttcaaacttGCGCAAAACATCGATTATAATCGTGTGTGatataaatgcataatttattgtaataagtaatacttttcgatggatTGATAAATTTGCAGAATACGCATCATATCATTATTCTTCTTACATATGTCGTAtcaaaaaaatacattttaaatattcatttctttGCACGCGACTCACACATGAACTTTGTGATGATATTTTTGTGATGATGTGCATTCTGCaaattgcttttattatacatactaaaattacacaaattttatataagtataCTCATGTATATTATACGCTTCACCGATTGGTACCATCTTCGCATATTCCAGTTATTCCGTCTGCCGCATCATTGATCTGTAACAAGATTGATGCATTAAATTACGGGCGTccaatacatttatttaaatacagaAATTCGCTTTATTCACTATACTTTTTATCGtgcttttttaaagaaaagtttGTATTTCATTACGATCTTGTACGCGCAAAAGGAatcaatatatcttttattaaggACCGCATAATTTTCCTCACTATTTATCTACTGCAAATGATGCATTTAAATTACACAAAGCAGTTGTTTCATTTACGCACGTAATTCCTTTAACGCACACGCGCGGTGTTTGCGTAATTTGTTAGTTTTTAAAGCGGTTTGCGCAGCAAACCAAAATTTATGACGCGGTGTAAGTCAACGAATTAGATCCAATCTGCTATCTCATTAGAGCGTATGTAAATCCCTGACTATATTTCGGCATTAAACAGGGTTACTAAGTTTCGGCACACATACGTCGGTGGTATGAATATACATGACCACTTTTGGTAAAGCTACACACCGCAGTTTATGCGAAATAAGGAATTAACATAATGTGCCATGTAAGAGTAACGCCACTCGCACCATCGTTAGTACAACGCGCGGTTATCGATGACAATATTCAAACACGAGTAACAATTTTCTCATGATTAATAAGAGGGAATTATATGCAATACAATTATGCCCTTCCATGGAACGTTCCTTACGAAACCTGATATTCGCAGGTAAATGAAAACGCGTAACCCGCAACGTACGCGAGTGACGTACAACGGCGGTTTGTTCCACTTGCAGGGAAATGGTGCTCCAGTTAATTGCATCGTGATGCACGCGCAGTGCGGATACCTTTTCCGGCCGTTAACTCAGACTGGGAAAACGAGCCGACCGACAGCTGATCGTCGAAAATCACCGGGCCGGTTCTCCAATAAGCACGATGGACGGACATGTGCTCGTTCCTGCGTCCGATGCGTTTTAATCGATTGATACCGATAAATAATGAGGTGCGGGATTGCGAGCCGTTCCGTTATGCAAATTCGCCGGGTCGTGAAATAATTGTAACGTGCTCGTACAACACGTCGATCTACGCCGTACGCGTGGCATTGCAGCTACATATATGCGATCCAGCCGCTCCGCCACGCGTGCGGCCGCACGGATTAATCCGCCAAAATCCGCATTAGGGATTTTGGAAGGCAATAGCACGGATAATCAGGGCCGCAATGTACGATACGTAGCGCGTTGCTGTTTTTAATTAGCGCGTTTCTGGTCGCTGCGCGCATTACGGAAGGCATCGCGCATCGTGCATTCGCATCGTCGCCGCAACTTAacgcgaaaaagagaaaagggagacagagaccaaagagagaaaaaaagctcTTGTCCGACGATATAAATAACGCCGCTTTTTGCGCCGACTAATTAATGAACGGTTTTATCgcccgcgcgcgagagcgcgatGCGGTGCGGCCACGCGCGAACAAATGCGGCCGCAGTAATAAAGGCCGGTATtatgaaaatcatgaaaaattcgcaaCGCACGCGCGTAGAATAATGGTTAAAATGCCCGATATCCGACGTGTACAtcgctttatattttatgcaccGATGTGCCGTGAAAATCGCGCCGATGAATTCGCGACGCGCCACTCTCCCGCTCCTTTTGTACATCAACGTGACGCTTTGAATCGGAGCTCGAAATTggaaaaaatttagtaaagcTCGAGAACAACGTTGCGCCAGCAGGCATAATTCCTATACATCAGGAGAACAATGCCACTTTTTGAACATTTTGAGATTAAACGTCGTATTTTTATACCGCGACAGGTTTCGCTTTTGGATAAAGCCTCGGCACATTGCAAAACTGCACTTTGTGCAAAATTGGTCACTGTAGTTCTTGGCCATAATGGCTCTCATATGTTAAGCGCGACACAATGGAAATTTGCTGCAAAGCGCAAATCTATAGCTACACAAAGGCTTTTATTAACttatcatataaaatgcaCGATAAATTCCATGAAATAGCTTTGTTATCCATTTAtaatacgtgtaaacgtttaTTACATGCAAATTATGCAATGTAACAATTAACTAACATTTTCCTGAACAATAACGGGATTAAACAATGACGATCGATTCAAACATCACTCGTATACTTTAGGCCTTCCCAGTTTTAATTCTGAAAATCTTGAAAGCAtctgttattattgttataactAATATTAAGTATCGATTACTTGTACGCGGCGATCATCTTCCGGCGAATCCCTCACGTAACGCGCCTCACGTTCTCCTTGTGATGCAGGGCGCGCAGATGTACAGTAGGACCATGATGCCGCCACCAAGGATCAGGGCGATCATAGTCAAGGTCGTCCACGTGGCGGAGGTCGAGGTCGGCACCAGTCTCTTTGTCGCCGGCAGCTCGACGACCTCCTCGGTCGTCAGACCCCACCTCTTTGCCTTGGCGATCAGGGACCtcaggcgtcgcgacgccttcTCACAGGACTTCCTCGACGTCCGCCTGGATCCTAAGCCGTCTAAACAGCCGTTCCCGAGGTGTCCCATAATATCGCGACGTGTCTCATTCTCGAGTCAATCCAACTGCGTCGACGACGAGTTTCGTGAGACCGCAGCGAGCGTGAACCCGGCTACGAGTTCTGATTCTTCCACCCGACGCGACGTTGTATCACGATCCGCACCGCATTTTTAAGTCGAGAGAAATACCTGCCGAGGTCTGCGTGGCTCCCTCGATTCACGTCGTCCTCCGATTGCAAAAGACACGAGTTTTCTTCGGCAAATCAGCATTGCTAAACTCGTACGATGATCGATGGTACGATCCTTGCGGTGATCCGTGTCGCTGGGCATTATGGTAATCTTCGCGGCACTAGCTCTAATGGCATAATTACTCAGTCGGGCGAATCGTCTTTGTCACTTGTTGTCCTCAACTAGCAAACTGGTTCTCACAAGCATACATTTTGCATActtaaaatgcaattattttcattgtgcGCCGGTGGACGTTCGCAGTTTGAATCGTTTATAAAGGGACAGTGCAGCCGAAATAATTGTCTAAAATTACGAAAGGTCAGGCTAAAATTATAGATAGATGGAAAAGATGATTAAGTTATTATGCAGGTTGCAGACGAATTATACGTGTGACGCTATTCGCGCTGTTGTGCGAGTAAGCAGCTTACGTTCTTTCGCATCTTTTTGCTGAGTATCGTGCAATTGGGTAATACAGCCATTAATTTGCGCGTCGATCCCAGCCAATCGGCAAGTCGATGAAACCGGAATCGcttttaattctctttctcaCGGTCAGGCTCGAGGAAATTGTAATTGCCGGGCTCCATGAATAATGCAGCACGAATCGAAGGAAAGAGAACCCGGGTTCGCCTTTCGCATGAGAGGCGAAAGGGTCGTCGTGACGCCGGTAAAAAGTTTCCGATCTGCGGAAGCCGTATGCCGTAGAAATGAATTAAGTTTTGCCTTTAAAGTCGATCACCGCTGCGGGATTACATTGTCCTGAAATTCGACGTCTTTGTACACGCAAAGTTACGTAGCGCGCGCTACGAACTTCTCATACGGCGCGTTTAGACGCGACTTTCCCACGCGTTTTATGCGATTGGCCAACTTTTAGTAGATTTAATATGTCTATCTTTACAGAGCACGTTCGCCGCTACGATAATCGGAAAGTTAGCAAACACCGATGAGTTCGTTTCCTTTGAGTGTTCACGTGCGTATGTTACCTCCGCAGTAGAAAGTTCTTTTGTGTGTAATTTTGTTTCGCTTAACGTTGACTTGGACTACTCGGGACTTAATTGGCGCATAATTGCGTTACGTGAAAATTGTAGCCATATAAAGTGCTTtgcgtaaataaattatacatcatatatttttagtagAGTTAAAgttacagagagagagaatgagaaaaaaaattacctaaatttacgattttattGAGCTATTAGGCTAAATTTCcatcgttatattattattttgtgtttCCGTATCTTGGAATAGTTTTTCTATATGGAATTCTGTAtgaagtaaaattttaattttcgcagTTTCAATTTTCCGCGTCACTTCCTGCAATATTCCTGACAAGTAGTTACGCGCTTTCTCTCGAGAGACGCGTCGATTATCTTGCTCGCAGTATACGCGACGAGAGCTAAGGAGAACGTATTAAAAGGAAGGCGCTTTCTGCCAgacatgaaataattttgctagCTCTCACGACGAGACGCTGTTTGAACTATGTCACAAAAAAGTATGCAATTTGCTCTAATAAACGCAATGTTCTCGTTCGTGTCAACTTCGCGACGCGGCAACAAACTCTGAACTATATTTACACGTCGTTTACGTAACGACCTGGAAATAATACCATTAGCATAAGGATTTGCAGTTTCTGCTCAACGTACaaactaataataaactttCAGCTTTCAAACGAGATGGATCTTCGGAGAAGGTGATACTTTTAAATTTAGCAAGATTACTTTATTCACTTTGGCCAAATCGCAAAATCGCGTGCGTGTCTCTGGATCAACCATATTTTAGCTCTCGAAAAGAATATATAGACTCTCGATTATTGTTCGATAACTGACAGCGACAAATGTCAAGAGATACACGAGCCTGGTAACCACGTGACGCGAGTTTTCACGCACGAACGCCGTACACTGCATCCCCGACGGACGTCGCGGCGCTTACTGCCGGGGCGTCGAATACGCGCGACGCTTTATGCGGCAGAACCACCCCCGGGCACCCCATCCGCCGTGTCCGTGTGGCAGTCCTCCTCTTCCAGTGGCGATGCGGCGCGAGGCCAGCCAGActgcatgtatgtacatacgtcCGATCTTAACGCAGTTATGTTTGCAGAACACGATATCCTGTGTTGGCAAAGCCGAAATTAAGGCCGATATTAACCCTTTGACCATCCTCGCTGCCACCCTTTGCGTTCTCATCGGCTTATGAACTCTTGAAGTATCTCtgagatattaaaattcacgTATCATTTACAACGCAATTTGGACgctattttctttcttatcttcttgcgtaaatttaaaatatcgtaatttGTCTTTAGAAAAAACGTCACGttttattttgcacaattgaaataatgcaatgcattaacaatatatttactttcgagatttcaaattaatatgcCCTATTAAAGACATTTAGTTAAAACGACGTTAGTATAAAACGATGAAAGTATAAAACGATGATACCGGTTGACACcgagttattatattataatactaaatgGAACTGAATTCAGCATTTATTTGCGTTTATATTCCATAAGTTTTAGTCGCGTCCTTACTACGGCAAAACGACATAACGAAATGAAAACATAAGACTAATTGCATTGTGAATTATTATCTTGTATTGATCGAAATAATTACACGTCAATATTTGTGCTTCATCGGGCGATTCACTCGTTCAATACAATTTTAACGAGATTCTATCAGGTCACGCCAACCCGTCGCATTCGTGATATCGTTAATGGTAGTCAACGAGATTGTTTGAAATTACGCATCATCACCGTGATCACTTTGTTTCTCTAACCAATTCCGTTACCCCAAAATGTAATCTTGCGTTCTCCACGTAGCTACGCAAAACCGGTATTAATCGAACAAAATTGTATCACACCACGTGATTGTGACAAGCGCGCGTTTCGCTCGTTATTAATTAGACCCTCGTAATTACTtgtcctctcctctctccagTAATGCTCTCTATGAATCTGCGCGCAATAATACCTACCAGCACGGTACACTTTCTCCAGGAACATCATCCAATTTGTCAGCGTGTCAAACGGTCGCGCGACAAGATAACGAAACGCTATGTAGATGCAAAATCCGAGAAATAATTATCCCACatttaagtttatttttattcttttccaaGTTTCCGCAATGCACTTTTTAAGGAACGTTACGGGCAGTCTGACAAACAAAACAACCCACGTGCACTGTGTAATTATGAGTCTCTGTGCGCATCTGCGGGAATCGTAATgtgcaaatgaaaatagaacGTGGACCAAAGgaaacgcgagagaaagagagagagagagaggagagagaaagactcAAACACGCGcgtgctttctctctctttccttctctttccatGCAGGTTGAGAACATCAAGACTTTTACCGTCTTCCTAAGCACAGATAAGCTTCAAACGAAACTCCGAGAACTGCGTATTCGCGCACCATCGTTAATGAGAGAGAATGGAATTACCTTGATGCTACTTGTTGCCATGAACCAAAGCCAAAGTACCTGTTCTGTCACGCAAGAGAAAACAAAGCTTCCGCATCCGCATGTAACATTGTCATAATCACTGAGGAGTAGGTACTGCGTACATGGTGCATTCCAAAAGAAATGCACAGAGAGAGCAAACAGCAACGTATGACAGAGTACAACGTTTCGCCAGTTGATAATAATGGTGTCTAaagtaaattaacaaaaatgacaAAGCGCAAGCTGATCACCCGAATTTAGACCTCGAACTCAATTGATCGGAATTCATCGAACTTTCAAGCTCCTCTTGCAGGCTACGATTGTCGAATACGGTCACGTTCGCGCGATCGCATAATCGCATCGTGCACGTGTGGTCGTCATCGAGATTCTCGTGATACGCGAAAGACTTGAGGGGTTATTTCTTCACGGCAGAAAGAAAGATGCTTCATTGCGCTATTTGGGCTCAGGAAAAATACCTCTTTCATCGAAGCAACATTGTCGCGCGGACACAAAGTATAAATGCGATCCATCGACCGGATCTCCGGTACAGGCCTCCTCGCGGCGGGACTCGCGTCGTTCTCCGGTTTACAACTCGCGTAAATCTTGCTTTTACGGTCGTCGTAAACTCGGCCGCGATCCTCAGAATATCCGGGTGCCCCGGGATACCCCATCTTTAAGGCCCGCGAATCTCCAACAACGCGGTGCGAGCTCGTCGTCGACTCGAAAGGGCAGTCGATTTGGGATCGGCGTAGCGAGCGTATAATTTTGTGAGACACTTCGGGGTTTAGTGGCTACAGAGTGCAAATAGCCGCTACCCGTAAATTCCGTGATTTACGTATAACAAGCCGGGGGATGAGGGCAAGCACGCGCTCGGAAATGGACGACTCCATTAGGTTGGCGAAGGATCCGCGGATTCGCGAGCATCCTTCACCCTTCTCACGTGCGTCTGTTTCCCACGCgcgcattgatttttctcttgtGCTATTCTCGTCAAAGgacagaaaataaatttataacagtTTAGATTGATCAAATCTGCCAGTCAAACGATGTTAATTCTACGGAATGTAAAGCAGTTTTAAGCACATTAATCATCTGCAaccttatttttcaatgtgcGGTTGATTAGCATCCAAGTATTACATAAATGAGCGAAATGTTgccaattttgtaaaatataatggaTAAATATAATGGAAAACATTATTTCTGAATTGTGCCATAAAATCACGAGAAGTAAACACAtgtgatttattaattattcaattattgattttttgcGTATTTTTTGCGTAAACGAAAAATGAAGCGTTGCAGCGTTTGAAGAATCGCGGGGTTACGtgcaaacatattttttcctAGTGGAAATTTTAATCGCCGAATTTCTCTGtactaaatatttgtaatttattcacGGTACAAAGCGTATATTAcggtataattaaatttagaaagcacataaaaatactttttgcatAGCTATACTTTGATTATCAGCTTATAAaagcttataaaaataaaatagagatataaattaattcgataatgCTTCATGTAAAACATAAAGCAaagaacataaaataattatatcttttcagaaatctataataaattggcattgcattttacataatttaatatcaattaacattttgttttgttaattaaaccaattaaaaataataataaattaatggaaCATTGAAACGAGTGGAAAATATAGAATTCATGGTATCTGTAAGTTTCGCAATTAAAGGATTAAATATCGTTACTTCCTGAAAAGTTATCTCGTTAGCATGACTGTCCAGATGAGTAAAGGTATTGCAAAAAGTTGGCGCTCGAGCAGCGGAGTTTGCTGATGATATTTCTCATCGTCTCAATGTACTAAGTAAAGCTTATGCAGCCAAATGGTACACATAAGGCGTGCACAATGTCGGGTTTGCGTAAAAACTTAAAACAATGCAGCTCTCCCTGGGAACTTGCATCGATGCAGTGTTCTCAACAATGTCAGAGGCCAAGTACATAATGTAACGATTGCAAGGATGCAATGGTTTATTCCGCAGTGTTAAAATGAGAATCTACATACATTTGGATGTCTCCTAACTGTCTCACGTGTCTACGCGTGCAGCGAGCTATTCACGAACGATAAAGTTTATGTTCGATGTCTAAACCGGCGTATACGCTTCGTCTATTTCGCACTGTCGATATACAGATAGTTCTCCCGCACCCTTCACGAACACGTGTAGACGTTCACGGTTACGTCGACAACACTTTCTCCCGCAAAGTTCG comes from Ooceraea biroi isolate clonal line C1 chromosome 8, Obir_v5.4, whole genome shotgun sequence and encodes:
- the LOC113562376 gene encoding uncharacterized protein LOC113562376 — protein: MQGAQMYSRTMMPPPRIRAIIVKVVHVAEVEVGTSLFVAGSSTTSSVVRPHLFALAIRDLRRRDAFSQDFLDVRLDPKPSKQPFPRCPIISRRVSFSSQSNCVDDEFRETAASVNPATSSDSSTRRDVVSRSAPHF